AAAAAAGCAACAGGTGATATGTAGATATACAGCTGGAATAGAAATTACAACATCAGGCGAGGGTCCATTACTCTTTACCACTCCCCATAGTCCGAGATTAAGTCTTGATGTGTGAAGAAAAGTTCCGGAAAGAATTCCAAGCACATTTTTTCTCAGAGGAAACAGAGATCTCTTAAACTGGGTTTGCTATTCCAACAATCCAGTAATATTATgtaatagtaatttttttttgttagaacccaaacttcttttttttacttgtcaCATCATCTTAATCTCTGAAATGAAagttttaacataaataaatgtgtctTGTCAGTTTTCAGGAGAGTTGACAGCTTGTATGAAGATGAATCATTTTACCACAAACAGATTTCCAAAGTAGAGGAGAGTGTTAAAGGCAAGAAATCTTATTGCATATACATGTATTTTAGGAACTGTTGTTTATCATGAAATATACAATTgtgttatattaatgttatttaagcaCTATtataagtttttatatatttatattttcatggaAAACATCCCTGGtatgagagcaacaaataataacttgacttctagttgatcattcggaAAAGTAGGAGAAGgcagatttttccgatgaatcatctgttgaactgcatcccaatcatcacaaatcctgcagaagaccttttggaacctGGATGGACACAAGAttttcatagaaatcagtcaagtttggtgaaggaaaaatcatggtttggggatacattcagtatgggggcgtgcgagagatttgCCATCAACAGCCTGCTgcatcaaggcatttgtgctgccaattacattacaaaccacaggagaaggcaaattcttcagcaagatagcgctccttctcatacttcagcctccacatcaaagttccaatgaaagcaaagaaggtcaaggtgcttcaggattggccagcccagtcaccagacaaaaacattattgagcatgtctgggtaagaaatggaggcattgaagatgaatccaaagaatcttgatgaactctgggagtcctgcaagaacgctttctttgtcactccagatgactttattaataagttatttgagccattgcagagatgtatagatggatggatggatttcaaataagccacttctgataccaaacgatcaactagaagtcaagttattatttgttgttcctaaaacttggataggcgacaagatttttgtcaggcagtgtatttatttgttgttgttgttattatttgataattttaGTCATTTCAGTATTTAAGTCTAGTGGGATAGTCCACTCAAATTTAAATTGTGCCATCGTTTTCCCCCTCACCCCTCAAGTTTTTACCTGGAACAAGAGAAAATACAACATAATTTGACAAAaagatgagcaaatgatgacatcattaatttattttgggGGACTATCTGAAACTTCTTTTCTTCCTACAGATGTACTTAACCATTAAAACAGTAATCTACAACATAAAagtgaaactgcaaaaataaaaattgcattctCATTTGAAATGTGGGATTTATGAAATGTGGGAATCGAATCTCTCGGTTCACTTCTTGTGGTTGATGAACCCCTCGGAGAGTAAAACCTCAAGAGGATTTATACATTATAGAAATAATGACCTGAGCAACAGCTGTGTACACACTTTTAAAACTCAACTGCTTTTTCATGCAATTTACAATGTATTTTGAGTCAGAGGTACATGAGAATCATAGTTTGGTTGTTCTTCTGCAGATATCCGAACCGCAAGCAACTATTCCAACTGCTTAGATGTGGCACAGTTTCAAGAGGAGATTGCCAGATTGAAGAAAGAGTTTGAAGAAATCCAGAAGACTGTACTCAGTCAAGAGCAACAGATGGGTGAGGCGACCCAATCCCAGCAAAGTCTCACACAGTCCAGCAAAAGAATGGCAAGAGACCTCCAAGCCTTAGGAATGATCATCAAGAGTGTGAACCAGTCTCTGAGCCAGTACCTAAATCAAGTATCTGGCTGGCAGGTTGTAATTAATGAAACCGATCATGGGATGAAAACCCTTGTTGAGGATCAACATGATTTGAAGGCCACAATGCAACAAGTCAACACAACTGTCGCCCTTAGTGGATTGTGGATAGGTGCTCTTCAGAGAAAAGCAGAAGAGGAGACCTTGGTGCTCCAAAAAATAACAGCAGACTGGCAGAATTACAGCAGAGCTTTAAGCACCCTGAAGACTAATACAAGCATAACCATGCAGAATCTGAGGGTTGTTCAAAGTAGTGTCTCTGCCACTAATCAACGTATCAGTTTGAGTTCAGAGATGGTGCATGACCTCACTCTGCACGTCATGAACCTTCAGATGCAACTAGACAATGTTTCGTCTTACATtgacgaacacgaggagaacatgcatgACCACCAGTACCATGCCAAGTACTATGAGAACCGTACTGGGGAGCGATTTGTCACTTTGGATGCAAGAATGAACTCCATTGAAATGGAGATTGACACAATCTCTTCCAGCATTAATGCAACAGTCAACCATGTTCAAAGCATGTACAAATACATCAACATCGAGAGCTCCTCTTGCCAATCCAGACTGGGCAGTCACACAGAGGATTTACAGAACCTAAACAACACAGTCTTGCTTCTCCTTCACCTAGCTGACACTCTAAGATTGCAGCACATGATGCTGAATGAACGTCTCGAAAATGATGTAAGGAGTCTCTTTGAGGTGACGGAGGAGATGAAGCTGGTAGACACCAGTCATGCAGAACTGATCCAAAACTTCACAATTCTTAAAGGTGGTTATCAACCTGTAGTCCATAGTTTCTCAAATCCTGGAGGGTCGCAGACCTGCAGAGATTAGATTtaaccctgctttaacacacttacctgtaggtttcaaacaagcctgaaggactcaattagtttaatcaggtgtgtttattgAGGGTTAAAgccaaactgtgcagagctgtggtcctccAAGAGCTGATTTGCAACTGAGTGCTGTAGAGCCATTGTCCTGAAGAGTTTAATTTTAACCTTGATCAAATCTTGAAGTCACTAATTTGCTGGTTCAGGGTAGTTTGATTAGGCTTGTGAGCTAAACTGTACTACACCCTGTTCATCTAGGTTTGGATTTGAGTAGTCTTGCTGATATAATAGATTCTAGTTGACAGAAATAATAGATTCACTTGCATCTTCTTTAAGTGTCTTGTCCTGGATTCTTTTAGGTTTACCTGGTCCACCAGGTCCAAAGGGAAACAGGGGAGAACCGGGAGCCAAAGGATTCGGTGGTTTAATTGGACTGAAAGGAGACAGGGGAATTGCTGGGAATCGTGGATCTCAAGGACTCAAGGGCTCTATGGGAATTAAGGGCGATCAAGGCTTGCTAGGAGTTTCTGGGATGAAAGGTGGACCAGGACTTAAAGGAGAAAAGGGGTCTTTAGGGCAACCAGGACCTCGTGGTGAAAAGGGACAAAAGGGGGATATGGGGGTCTCTGGAAAAGATGGAATTCCGGGCCCAAAAGGACCAACAGGAATCCGGGGTCAAGCTGGACTTCCAGGAGTACATGGACCTTCAGGACCGGTAGGAATAGCAGGTCCTGTGGGACCTCCAGGGCCGGCTGGACCACCTGGGCCACCAGGGGAGGCTGTTTAGAGGTCATAAACTTAAAAGTACCCCAAATGTTAATACATCCTTTCTGGATAGAGTGATGTCTTCTCTAGCAGTAGACAGTGGTAGATGCTGACTTGGAAATCTCCCTCTAAAGAAGAAGACGATTGTGGGAACTCTGGTATCTCAGAAGCCCACATGTGCAATCCCCAAACATGGAACTTGCTCTGAAAAACAATATACTTTGTATATAACTTTGGATTGACCTCAATCATGATTCTTTTACCGAGCCACATCACAACAGTCTTGTTTTATTGATGGTTGCAGAGCCAGGCTGCTTTGGAACTTTTTTTGCACTAGGTACCTTACATTAGTCTTAATCATTAGCCATAATCAGCATATAAAGACAGATGAACAATGAGGCACAAGAGACTGTCCATTATTGTTCTTCATAGTGTATTTAGTAGTGCAAAACATTTTCCAGTTTATACGgacatcatcattttttttagaGGTTATATTTACATCATAATCCCCTGGCATTCAGAGCAGGTACTCTGGAATATGATTTTTATTATGAGCTAAAGTAAAACAAATTGTTTCCACTCATCAGAGGCGATCACTGTGTGACTAGTACTAGTGAACATAATTTTACAGTTGACATTACATAATCCAAAGAAATGAGCACTGTGAACTGTCTGCACAGACAAATTTATGCGTTCATTGACAATGAGCAATGCAACATTGTTTTATTGTTCATATAGGTGTGAtttataaatttgtaaatatagaGTTTAACAGAATTTTTTAAAGTGTTGGGTATTGTTTTTATGTCGGTGGGTTTTGTGATGTGttaatatacagtttatttaagGGTTATAATAATGTAACcctaaaactaaacatttttgttcagcagtaaactaacTAAGTACAGAATTTCATAGTAAAACCATAAAACCAACAGAATAAATACATTACTCAgagtaaaaatatatttcacaacattttaCACTGTTGCATGTTAGGTTGCaatataatattttcaaaaaCCTTTCTAAGTTCCACCTAGATTTAAAGAATTCCAGAGGAAAAGTGTGCACAATATCAAAACAAACTGCATTGCTTGgaatatgtattaaaataaagataagaGACTCTTATTACGTAAACGTATAAAGTAATAGTGAGAAGCCCTATGTGATATCTAACAGCATAAATGGTTTCCACATGTCAATAAATCATCTTCATGGTTACAGTAGAAAGGTCAACTCTATTTGATGGATCATTATATGGCTCATTTTGTCAAAGAgagtatttttaaaaacatgtgcTAAGTTGAAATAAAATCTACACAATCAAAAGTTTATCTACTGTTAGATAGCCAAGGGTCTCCAACCCTGCTCCTGTTGCGCTTCTGTCCTGCAGATTTCAGATCCAAAAAATAATCTGAATTCCCATACTCTTGTGTAGGTACTTGAGACAATCAAAATTCAGTGTGTCTCATTTGAATCTGCAATCTGGTTAGACCAAtgttaattataaatgttttttagtCTAACATTCAGTATGTTTTCACTGTAGTGTTTTTTACCTACTTATGAATTATTATGAACTTAATGAAGTACTTATGAACAGAAGCGCAACAGGAGCAGGGTTGGAGACCCTTGGCTTTCTAACAGTAGATTAACTTTTGATTGTGTAGATCTTATTTCAACTTAGcacatgcttttaaaaatactctCTTTGACAAACAAGTATttttcacatactgtttttcacctACTATATAGCAGGAAAGTGCAATTTCTGGTACCGAGATGGTAATGAGAGTTGATTGATAATAAAAGGCAGGATTTGCAAGGTTGGAACTGAAGTGCGCAGGGTGGTGGTTCACCAGGAGTGGAGTTGAAGATTGTTAATTAGTCTAATTACTAATAATTACTTGTCAATATtagttactactactactactagttaCTAACTACTACTAGTTAATTAGTCTAATTAATTTGCGGCATGTCGCTAATTTTCTCCTGCATTGTATACAATTTGGTTCTGGATCGTTCTGTTTGATTTTCGCTCAGCTCAATTTGCTTTTCCAATTTGGTTTATTACTAAGTGGATTTATCTCTATTGTTGCTGTAACTTCCTGAAAACCTTTTCATTGTGGGTTGTACCATCCTCTTCTTGACTACCTTTAAGAGGAACATTTGACCTCTTTTACTGACCACGATTTTGCTATTTCAGGTGTGTTTTTGGGCATGTGATATCTCAGACCAATGGGTGATCAGTAGTGTATACCCGCCACGTTTGGTAATATGGCTGACTTGTTCACACTTGTCcaatttttggtttatttggtcGGATAAAAAGTTATGCATTTACTACTAGTTTGATTAATGCTCACGGTATCATTTTTAAGACAGATGTGCAAAAACAAAGTGCTAAAAATTAGATTGAGTATATGGCATATTATGGAAAAtggctgaacacaaaacaatgcaGTGTTCTGGGTTAAATGTGCTTGTTGTTTGTGCATACAtgtgattatattttaatcagtTGAGAATTTGTGACGAGGCTATAAAATGTGTGAAGGAGTATAAACTGGCTCACTGCACTACAGTGAAGGAGACAATGAAGGAGACATTTTCATCTACGATGAGGAAAATCAGGTATGCTTGAGAATTCTATAATTGCATTTTACGACCTTTTTTCAGTTTGGCTATATATTTAGTCCATATTGTGTTCTTTCTTCAGTTTAAATGGATCAGAGCCTATTTAGAAGAGGACTAAGACCGATCGTAAGCAGACTTGGACCGCTTGATTGGTGCACACCAAGGTTCAAATGGCATTCGTACCCATTCAAGTGAACCACTTTTTGAATCCACCTTTATTGACTCATATGCCTTGATGTAGGTAAATTTAGAGGGCTGATTTTCACAGTTTTACCTTTTTATATTGTATAATGGCCAAACAGTATTAAGCATAAAAATGTCATTAAGTCCCTTATACACTTCAAAATAATGCTCTTGAATCAAAACAGAAGATCCCTATGTAGCTATTCACAATAGACATGATCATTTGCAGTGGGTTTTTTATTCCATGATACAATTATTTAATTGGCCATAGATTTGAGCTTTAAATCTCAAACCACTTACTGGTGGCACTACAACACAGAAATCTGTTTTGAAAAGCAGTGTAGACAGCAAAGAAAAGTGGTGAGTGTTTATCTTTGGTGTGAAAGAGTTTTTAGATGATTGATGTTTGAGTGTGATGATGTGGAATCCCTGTCAAGTAACCGCTCAGTCTCTTATTTCTTTAGGAAATCTGTTTATTCCTCTCTCCCATTATTTCTTTCTCAGGTTCATTACTCTGAAAAATGTTTTCTAGCCTTCATCTCCAGCTTGCTGTTTGTGATACAATCCAATATTCCGATCCAGAAAACAAATTCTCTAAGGAAATTGATTCCTTGTGGGAATGACAGAATAATAGTTAGTGTGTGGGAACCTGCTGAATCTTTAAACCCCAAAAGCAACAGCCAAACTTCACATTTCCAGCTTTCTAATGAGTTCCAGTGGAACTAGGTTTTGGTTGCCTGTGTGTCATTATGTGACTAGCATTGGCAAGTGTTAAAGAGAGGAGGCCTAGGGGAATTAAATGTACGAGAAATATATCTACCAACAACACAAGGACCCTGTTATGAATCCAGGCAAGTGAATATTATGTCATGTATCATGACTTCTGCTTTAACAAAGTATGAactgtaaattacaaaaataataaaataaaataactttgttGAGTCTTTTGAGTGATTGTTCGTGTGAAAATATGCCATTGTAATCTgattttaatgtaaatgtttgGTCCATAGATAAAGTCTagatcaggggttttcaaacttttaggacacatgtcacccccctccccccaaggcacccctccctcgagctaaaattataatgcatgcacaaacatcattcacataaaacttgctgcgtttaaagtgcgtAGAATTATTGATTCATgtattcagtgtgatggctgagcctgtttctgtgaggacaacttGTTAATCTGTGGTcagattcctgacacgactaaccatAAATCATCTTCTACTGTCAATAAGcatgagccatagcatacttgcgTTTAATGaatgtacatacagaaaatgctgcttcacaaagccaagttcacagagccctgacggtgtggttgAGTTGAACATTGAGTATGCTTACATGGACTACAGtactttaatacgattaagacaatgctCAGACAGTTATGACAATAAGACAGTTATGTCTATCTTCAACCAGGCTGGTCtttttttttggagatttgctttatttttttattttttgatcaatactttattttttgtttgcaaaactttctttaattatgtaagtatatatggccctaaaTTGACTCCTtcgatgatggaggctttcagccgtgcttcagactgagcccagCCCAGTTCTGACTGTTGAGGATTTCTCCTCAGGACACCAGCAACAGGCACTACATCATTATTACGCTTCTACAAGAGAGAGCTCCTGATTACTTAAAGCCacacgaatgtccgctgaagttcagtttTTCCAACTGAGCACTTCGCGCAAAGCGATCAACTCGCGCTGCTTCATTCGCGTTGCCCCATTCACGAAAATTGCACTTCAGGACGTCCATTCACATccttgcattgacttaacatgtaaatcacccgCGCTTGACACTTcatctgtgtctggtgtgaacgcagcataaaaaCCAACTAAATTAAACTTGAAAGATACAATGTCTGCTTCATTTCCAGTACATCAAACTATGCAgtttgaagtgtgtgtttgttgtctCCATCCAACAGGTCAGTCTGTCATGTTTAGGTCCTCAAATGTCAAACTCACATTTGCAAGTCAGAGGTCAGCGAACTTGAACTTGTATGCATGCAGTGCAAAATAAAACACCACACATGCTCGCATTCCTGTTCTTCCATATTTGCATGTGTATAAATGGAAGTTAATGAAACACAAAGTGACCACCCAGTAGAGCAGGAAACAGTGCGCAGGTTGTGTGGCCCATTCATGAGCTTATTCCTGTTTGCTCACTCTCGTGTCCTGCGGCCCAGAGTCTCCGCAGCTGGCCCGAAAGTTTAGTCCCCATCCACTATAATACAGCATGACACTTCAAGGAAGTTCCCTTTTGCCAAAGAAAACATGATGACTTGAAAAACAGGTCAGAGATTCTAACTAAATGAAATGTTACATAATTATTCAAAGGGCTAACAGCTCAATAAGCGAACTTTCCGAGACGTGTCCTTACACCATCCATCAACCCTGCCAAAAGCAATAAGCCAGGCTTTGTAATAATGTTCAGAGTTTATCTTAATCATCAAAACACACTCAAATGCCATCGGACACTCCTCTGTTGTCAGAAAGAGGCCTAGAACTACAAACCAACGGCATTTTAGTCCTGTGTATATCAATAATAGCTTGCATTAATGTGTTTGCAGATGTCCTGGTGTCAAACCCTGACCTTCTGTGTGAGATCCAAAAACATTCATTCTGGAAGTCACGGACCATGAGAAAATCTGTCGCTCGCTCCCATACTACATATGAAAACAACATAATGTAGGTACGTATTTCTTACGCTTAagtttgaagcaaaaaaaaaaaagttagaggGTGTCATGTTTTCCCTCTCCTGAATAACATATGACTTGCCAGAATAAACTGCGCCAGATGTTAAGCCAAGGATCGAGGCCAATTTCTCTTTCTTCCATGCGGAATTAATTTCATGCAAGCGTTTTCTCACTtagatatttaataaaatatctgTAGCAAAGGTAACAGTGAAGGGGGAAGTACACTTGACTAGTAAAGATGCTTGTGAGGTTAAATATCTAACCCTGTGATAACTCCACTGAGTGCTGTGACATAATTGTTGCATGTGGAAACTCAACTTGGCTTTGATCTTTATAATGGTATGCTATTGGGATATGGTTAGGTTATGAACACAGCGGCATTACACAACAAAAATTCTACAAGCTAATTTCAAAACAAATAGTCTAAAATTAGGTCTAGACAGCCGCACAAGAGTGTTTAAGTCAGCGCTTATTTTAAACCATTAGTTCAGGGTGCA
Above is a genomic segment from Danio aesculapii chromosome 20, fDanAes4.1, whole genome shotgun sequence containing:
- the scara3 gene encoding scavenger receptor class A member 3 codes for the protein MKDSYCGYENQLFNEEDLTGEEEEIPPLRGRARGGCMKCQQTHSLQLAVKMLYGFLALLIIAVAVLASLVFRRVDSLYEDESFYHKQISKVEESVKDIRTASNYSNCLDVAQFQEEIARLKKEFEEIQKTVLSQEQQMGEATQSQQSLTQSSKRMARDLQALGMIIKSVNQSLSQYLNQVSGWQVVINETDHGMKTLVEDQHDLKATMQQVNTTVALSGLWIGALQRKAEEETLVLQKITADWQNYSRALSTLKTNTSITMQNLRVVQSSVSATNQRISLSSEMVHDLTLHVMNLQMQLDNVSSYIDEHEENMHDHQYHAKYYENRTGERFVTLDARMNSIEMEIDTISSSINATVNHVQSMYKYINIESSSCQSRLGSHTEDLQNLNNTVLLLLHLADTLRLQHMMLNERLENDVRSLFEVTEEMKLVDTSHAELIQNFTILKGLPGPPGPKGNRGEPGAKGFGGLIGLKGDRGIAGNRGSQGLKGSMGIKGDQGLLGVSGMKGGPGLKGEKGSLGQPGPRGEKGQKGDMGVSGKDGIPGPKGPTGIRGQAGLPGVHGPSGPVGIAGPVGPPGPAGPPGPPGEAV